Proteins encoded by one window of Microcebus murinus isolate Inina chromosome 2, M.murinus_Inina_mat1.0, whole genome shotgun sequence:
- the LOC105885738 gene encoding large ribosomal subunit protein eL31-like, with product MAPAKKGGEKKKGCSATNEVVTRKYTINIHKRIHGVGFKKRAPWALKEIRKFAMKEMGTPDVHIDTRLNKAVWAKGIRNVPYRIRVRLSRKRNEDEDSPNKLYTLVTCVPVTAFKNLQSTWMRTNH from the coding sequence ATGGCTCCCGCAAAAAAGGGTGGCGAGAAGAAGAAGGGCTGTTCTGCTACCAACGAAGTGGTGACCCGAAAATACACCATCAACATTCATAAGCGCATCCATGGAGTGGGCTTCAAGAAGCGTGCTCCTTGGGCACTCAAAGAGATCCGGAAATTTGCCATGAAGGAGATGGGAACTCCAGATGTGCACATCGATACCAGGCTCAACAAAGCTGTCTGGGCCAAAGGAATAAGGAATGTCCCATACAGGATTCGTGTGAGGTTGTCCAGGAAACGTAATGAGGATGAAGATTCACCAAACAAGCTCTATACTTTGGTTACCTGTGTACCTGTTACCGCTTTCAAAAATCTACAGTCAACGTGGATGAGAACTAACCACTGA